Proteins found in one Clostridium kluyveri DSM 555 genomic segment:
- a CDS encoding ribosomal-processing cysteine protease Prp has protein sequence MIEAVFNKKSGNLVSVIIKGHAESVEQGYDMVCSAVSAISQSILIGITEVLKLNIKYSLEDGFLSFSLDGIDENDILKCQVLMKTMLLGLKSIEISFSEYIAVKEVEEV, from the coding sequence ATGATTGAAGCGGTATTTAATAAAAAATCTGGTAACTTGGTTTCGGTTATAATTAAAGGCCATGCAGAATCAGTAGAACAGGGATATGACATGGTATGTAGTGCTGTTTCTGCAATATCCCAGAGTATTTTAATCGGAATAACAGAAGTTTTAAAATTAAATATAAAATATTCCTTAGAGGATGGCTTTTTAAGTTTTTCATTGGATGGTATAGATGAAAATGATATTTTAAAGTGCCAGGTGCTTATGAAAACTATGCTACTTGGATTAAAGAGTATTGAAATTAGTTTTAGTGAATATATAGCTGTAAAAGAAGTGGAGGAGGTGTAA
- the rpmA gene encoding 50S ribosomal protein L27 has translation MIIMNLQIFAHKKGMGSSKNGRDSESKRLGTKSADGQFVLAGNILVRQRGTKIHPGKNVGRGSDDTLFSKIDGIVRYERFGKTKKKASVYPLEVEELVAE, from the coding sequence ATGATTATTATGAATCTTCAGATATTTGCTCATAAAAAAGGTATGGGTAGCTCAAAAAATGGTAGAGATAGTGAATCCAAGAGACTTGGAACTAAATCAGCTGATGGACAGTTTGTTTTGGCAGGGAATATATTAGTTAGACAGAGGGGAACTAAAATTCATCCTGGAAAAAATGTGGGAAGAGGTTCTGACGATACTTTATTTTCCAAGATAGATGGTATAGTTAGATATGAAAGATTCGGAAAGACAAAAAAGAAAGCCAGTGTATATCCTTTAGAGGTAGAAGAATTAGTAGCTGAATAG
- the obgE gene encoding GTPase ObgE codes for MFVDRAEVFVKSGSGGNGSVSFRREKYVPRGGPDGGDGGKGGDVILVVDPEITTLLDFSYKKKYVAEKGENGSGSKCFGKNGENLYIKVPLGTVIRDVDTNKIMADLSHIGDKYIVAKGGKGGRGNVRFTTAVRQAPDFAEPGMPGEERYISLELKILADVGLLGFPNVGKSTLLSVVTKAAPKIANYHFTTLSPNLGVVNIPGIQSFVIADIPGIIEGAAEGVGLGIDFLRHIERTRLLIHIVDISGLEGRDPFGDFIKINEELKKYDVKLWDRPQIIAANKADMLYDDSIFQDFKKKVENLGYNKVFKISAATRQGVEELMKEAAAMLTNIPVTDMHISEEDKFIPEEKRFTYEIEKQGNVYVVKGSFVDRLLASINVNDANELRYFHKVLQNKGVMKQLIDMGIKDGDVVRLNDFEFDYIL; via the coding sequence ATGTTTGTAGATAGGGCCGAAGTATTTGTAAAATCAGGCAGTGGTGGTAATGGTTCTGTTTCATTTAGACGAGAAAAATATGTGCCTCGTGGAGGTCCAGATGGGGGAGATGGAGGAAAAGGCGGGGATGTTATATTAGTAGTAGACCCGGAAATTACCACACTTCTGGATTTTTCATATAAGAAAAAATATGTTGCAGAAAAAGGTGAAAATGGATCTGGTTCTAAATGTTTTGGGAAAAATGGAGAAAATTTGTATATAAAAGTGCCTTTAGGAACAGTTATAAGGGATGTGGATACAAATAAAATAATGGCAGATCTTTCTCATATTGGAGACAAATATATAGTAGCAAAAGGAGGAAAAGGTGGAAGAGGTAATGTAAGGTTTACCACTGCTGTGAGGCAGGCACCGGATTTTGCTGAACCAGGTATGCCCGGAGAAGAGAGATATATATCACTAGAACTTAAGATCTTAGCAGATGTGGGACTTTTGGGTTTTCCTAATGTAGGTAAATCAACTCTTTTGTCTGTAGTTACTAAAGCAGCCCCTAAGATTGCAAACTATCACTTTACAACACTATCTCCTAATCTAGGAGTGGTAAATATTCCGGGAATACAAAGTTTTGTGATAGCGGATATACCTGGCATAATTGAGGGAGCAGCAGAAGGAGTGGGCCTTGGAATAGATTTTTTAAGGCATATTGAAAGGACTAGACTCTTAATACATATAGTGGATATATCTGGGTTAGAAGGAAGAGATCCTTTTGGAGATTTTATTAAAATAAATGAAGAGTTGAAAAAATATGATGTGAAGCTTTGGGATAGACCCCAGATAATTGCGGCTAATAAAGCAGATATGTTATATGACGATAGTATATTTCAAGATTTTAAGAAAAAAGTAGAAAATTTAGGGTATAATAAGGTTTTTAAAATATCTGCAGCTACTAGGCAGGGAGTAGAAGAACTTATGAAGGAAGCTGCAGCCATGCTTACCAATATACCTGTAACAGATATGCACATAAGTGAGGAAGATAAATTTATACCAGAGGAAAAGAGATTCACTTATGAAATAGAAAAACAGGGAAATGTATATGTGGTCAAAGGAAGTTTTGTTGACAGGTTACTGGCAAGCATTAATGTAAACGATGCGAATGAATTGAGATATTTTCATAAAGTACTTCAGAATAAGGGAGTTATGAAGCAGTTAATAGATATGGGAATTAAAGACGGAGATGTAGTTAGACTTAATGATTTTGAATTTGATTATATATTATAA
- the nadD gene encoding nicotinate-nucleotide adenylyltransferase, whose product MVKKAIFGGTFDPIHNGHIHIAYEAIYRLGLDEIVFMPTGNPPHKAKKSITDAFLRYEMVKVAIRSESKFTVSNYEVNKTTLSYTYSTLEHFNKLESKTEWYFLTGADCLMDIEKWSRVDSIFRLCKFIVFNRPGFPAFTSESIEDQKKKIEDKYSTNIIYLDAPLFDISSTVIRNSVKEGKNVNYFLPESVCNIIKQLNLYK is encoded by the coding sequence ATGGTTAAAAAAGCTATTTTTGGTGGAACATTTGATCCCATACATAATGGACATATACATATAGCTTATGAGGCAATATATAGATTGGGATTGGATGAAATTGTATTTATGCCTACGGGTAATCCACCACATAAGGCAAAAAAGAGCATAACAGATGCTTTTTTAAGATATGAAATGGTAAAAGTAGCTATAAGATCAGAAAGCAAATTTACGGTAAGTAACTATGAGGTGAATAAAACTACCTTAAGTTATACTTATAGTACTTTAGAGCATTTTAACAAACTGGAGTCAAAAACTGAATGGTATTTTCTTACTGGAGCAGATTGTTTAATGGATATAGAGAAGTGGAGTAGGGTAGACAGCATATTTAGATTATGCAAATTTATAGTATTTAACAGACCTGGATTTCCAGCATTCACATCGGAAAGTATAGAGGATCAGAAGAAAAAGATAGAAGATAAATACTCTACTAATATAATATATCTAGATGCTCCCTTATTTGATATTTCTTCTACAGTTATAAGAAACAGTGTGAAGGAAGGAAAAAATGTAAACTATTTTTTGCCTGAAAGTGTTTGTAATATTATAAAACAGTTAAATCTTTATAAATAA
- the yqeK gene encoding bis(5'-nucleosyl)-tetraphosphatase (symmetrical) YqeK encodes MWSEEEIKEYLKERLSEKRYKHSLNVKITAIKLAEAYNGDVNKAALAGLIHDCAKYMSGNEILNLAGKNGIYVDEVSRLNPNLLHGNVAVVVAKKIMGIFDEDILSAIACHTTGKKNMNLLEKIIYIADYIEPARDFPGVEELRKKAFVDLDGAILDAFNNTIKVVINRGQLLHLNTIEGRNYLVFHSGEK; translated from the coding sequence ATGTGGAGTGAAGAGGAGATAAAAGAATATTTAAAGGAGAGATTATCAGAAAAGAGATATAAACATAGCCTAAATGTAAAAATTACAGCGATAAAATTAGCTGAAGCTTATAATGGAGATGTCAACAAAGCAGCACTGGCTGGACTTATACATGATTGTGCAAAATATATGTCAGGTAATGAAATTTTGAATTTAGCAGGGAAAAATGGAATTTATGTAGATGAGGTAAGCAGATTGAATCCTAATCTTCTTCATGGCAATGTAGCTGTTGTGGTTGCAAAAAAAATCATGGGAATTTTTGATGAAGATATACTAAGTGCCATAGCTTGCCATACTACTGGAAAAAAGAATATGAATCTACTGGAAAAAATAATATATATTGCAGATTATATAGAACCTGCCAGGGATTTTCCAGGAGTAGAGGAGCTTAGAAAAAAAGCCTTTGTAGATTTAGATGGAGCAATACTAGATGCTTTTAATAATACTATCAAAGTTGTGATAAATAGAGGTCAGCTTTTACATTTAAACACTATAGAAGGAAGGAATTATTTGGTGTTTCATAGTGGAGAAAAGTAG
- a CDS encoding RidA family protein, whose product MKKEIISTKKAPGAVGPYSQAVKVGNFLFTSGQIPLVPETGELISDDIKKATERCLENIKAIFQEAGTCFENVIKTTVYVKNMSDFTDVNEVYAKYFQKDMPARSCVEVKLPKDALVEIEVIALID is encoded by the coding sequence ATGAAAAAGGAAATAATAAGTACAAAAAAGGCTCCTGGAGCTGTAGGTCCTTATTCACAGGCCGTAAAAGTGGGGAATTTTTTATTTACATCGGGTCAAATCCCCTTGGTTCCAGAAACAGGGGAGCTAATTTCAGATGACATAAAAAAGGCTACCGAAAGGTGTCTTGAAAATATAAAGGCCATATTTCAGGAAGCAGGAACTTGTTTTGAAAATGTGATTAAGACAACAGTGTATGTAAAAAATATGTCAGACTTTACAGATGTGAATGAAGTATATGCAAAATATTTTCAAAAAGACATGCCTGCAAGATCTTGCGTAGAAGTAAAACTTCCTAAGGATGCTCTGGTTGAAATAGAGGTAATTGCATTAATAGATTAA
- a CDS encoding RluA family pseudouridine synthase, which translates to MEENKIVFKVKEQEQGLKLKEYLKKIQRFSGRLIRGAALSGRIEIDNKRVKLNHVLKSGDVICFNLIKEESQNIGAEKMDIEVVYEDRDIIVVNKKPGIVVHPTRSYPSGTLANGLIYYFQKSGENCIVRLVSRLDMDTSGLIIVAKNQFAHMCLSRDMKSEDFEKSYIAVIHGKMKEGQGIIDLPIYRPEGDDIRRIVDKRGQRSITHYKVIEEFKHDQLLKLILKTGRTHQIRVHLSYLGHPLYGDTLYGIEGDNRYINRQALHAYRLKFPHPRGNKILELETDIPEDISHLIKEIK; encoded by the coding sequence ATGGAAGAAAATAAAATAGTATTTAAAGTTAAAGAACAAGAACAGGGATTAAAATTAAAGGAGTATTTAAAAAAAATTCAAAGATTTTCAGGAAGACTTATAAGAGGGGCGGCTTTAAGTGGAAGAATAGAAATAGATAATAAAAGAGTAAAACTTAATCATGTATTAAAATCAGGAGATGTTATATGTTTTAATTTAATAAAAGAAGAGTCTCAAAATATAGGGGCAGAAAAAATGGATATAGAAGTGGTGTATGAGGATAGGGATATAATAGTAGTAAATAAAAAGCCGGGAATAGTAGTCCATCCTACGAGAAGTTATCCTAGTGGAACGCTGGCTAATGGTCTTATTTATTATTTTCAGAAAAGTGGAGAAAATTGTATAGTTAGATTGGTAAGTAGGTTGGATATGGATACTTCAGGACTTATAATAGTGGCAAAAAATCAGTTTGCCCATATGTGTTTGTCAAGGGATATGAAAAGTGAAGATTTTGAAAAAAGCTATATTGCTGTTATTCATGGAAAGATGAAAGAAGGACAGGGTATTATAGATTTACCTATATATAGACCAGAAGGAGATGATATAAGAAGAATTGTGGATAAAAGGGGTCAAAGAAGTATTACACATTACAAAGTTATAGAAGAATTTAAACATGATCAACTGCTAAAGCTTATATTAAAAACTGGAAGAACACATCAAATTAGGGTTCATTTAAGTTACTTAGGTCACCCACTATATGGAGATACCCTATATGGAATAGAGGGGGATAACAGGTATATAAACAGGCAGGCTCTTCATGCCTATAGGCTTAAGTTTCCTCATCCTAGAGGAAATAAAATATTGGAATTAGAAACTGACATACCAGAGGATATCTCACATTTAATAAAAGAAATAAAATAA
- a CDS encoding D-alanyl-D-alanine carboxypeptidase family protein, producing MKKIVTFILFFLIICYINPYNVYATQTLPSVSADSAVILDATTGEVLYAKNPDSAYPPASTTKIMTALLTLENTNLNDKVTVGKNPPLVDGTRIGLYEGEELTVKDLLYGLLLASANDCAEALAEHIGNGSSEKFAIEMNKKAHELGAYNTNFVNPSGLFDEKHKTSAKDLALIMKELCKNPEYSKIATTLYYTIPPTNKSPKERGVWNENKLIQPNSTYYYSGCEGGKTGYTTQSLHSYVSAATRNGQRLIVALVHDKNKTFFPDSISLFNFGFDNFSLVKLYSKGDLVTTYNKNNISVPLTAASDFYYVKNKDDAAVPSFTLKNSNLSVKFFNTGEVVEEATISFKGKNIGKLDLLSSSSHYEKQTMASAHIENIIKNKYIIFISIMFILTLIVSFTIRRFVISK from the coding sequence ATGAAAAAAATAGTTACATTTATATTATTTTTTCTAATTATCTGTTATATTAATCCCTATAACGTTTACGCCACCCAAACACTTCCTTCTGTTTCAGCCGATAGTGCAGTAATTTTAGATGCTACAACAGGTGAGGTTTTATATGCTAAAAATCCTGATTCTGCCTATCCTCCCGCATCCACTACAAAAATAATGACTGCACTCTTAACCCTTGAAAATACAAATTTAAACGATAAAGTAACAGTTGGTAAAAATCCACCTCTGGTAGATGGAACTAGAATAGGACTTTACGAAGGTGAAGAGTTAACCGTAAAAGATTTACTGTATGGTCTTTTATTAGCTTCAGCCAATGATTGTGCAGAAGCATTAGCAGAACATATAGGAAATGGTTCCTCAGAGAAATTTGCAATTGAAATGAATAAAAAGGCACATGAACTTGGAGCTTATAATACAAACTTTGTAAATCCCAGTGGATTATTTGACGAAAAACACAAAACTTCCGCAAAGGATTTAGCTCTCATAATGAAAGAATTATGTAAAAATCCCGAATACTCAAAAATAGCTACTACATTATATTATACTATTCCTCCTACCAATAAATCTCCCAAGGAGAGAGGCGTATGGAATGAGAATAAATTGATACAACCAAACTCAACTTACTATTACAGTGGTTGTGAAGGGGGTAAAACCGGATATACAACACAATCTCTACACTCTTACGTATCTGCCGCTACAAGAAATGGCCAGCGTCTTATTGTAGCTCTGGTACATGATAAAAATAAAACTTTTTTTCCTGATTCCATATCTTTATTTAATTTTGGATTTGACAATTTCAGTCTTGTAAAATTGTATTCAAAAGGAGATTTAGTTACAACTTATAATAAAAATAATATCTCTGTTCCGCTGACTGCAGCTTCTGATTTTTACTATGTTAAAAATAAAGATGATGCTGCTGTTCCTAGTTTTACTTTAAAAAATTCAAATTTATCAGTTAAGTTTTTTAATACAGGAGAAGTAGTTGAAGAGGCCACCATATCCTTTAAAGGAAAAAATATAGGAAAATTGGATCTCCTAAGCAGCTCCAGCCATTATGAAAAACAAACAATGGCTTCTGCTCATATAGAAAATATTATAAAAAACAAATACATAATTTTTATATCAATTATGTTTATATTAACTCTCATAGTCTCCTTTACTATAAGAAGATTTGTAATTTCTAAATAA
- a CDS encoding helix-hairpin-helix domain-containing protein, with protein MKYKKKIIGSAVILIIFSLFLIVFYVNSKSIDNVSNNKEEIFKEQSDAGDITEQSSSDITVYINGEVKSPGVYKLKQDSRVQDLVKACGGFTNEANSYKLNLAKKLKDEDYIYVDKKSDNENLQLQNGLQGETSENAKININTATKEELKTIPGIGDVTAQKIMDYREQNGGFSSIEDLKNVDRIGDKTLEKIKDKVDIR; from the coding sequence GTGAAATATAAAAAGAAAATTATAGGTTCTGCTGTGATTTTAATAATATTTAGTTTATTTCTAATAGTATTTTATGTTAATTCAAAGTCTATAGATAATGTATCTAACAATAAAGAAGAGATATTTAAAGAACAGTCTGATGCAGGAGATATTACAGAACAGTCTTCCAGTGACATAACTGTTTATATAAATGGAGAAGTTAAAAGTCCCGGGGTATATAAATTAAAACAAGATAGCAGGGTGCAGGATTTAGTAAAAGCATGTGGGGGCTTTACAAATGAAGCTAATAGTTATAAACTAAATTTGGCTAAAAAGTTAAAAGATGAGGACTATATATATGTAGACAAGAAGTCAGATAATGAAAATTTGCAATTACAAAATGGACTGCAGGGAGAAACATCGGAAAATGCAAAAATAAATATAAATACTGCTACTAAAGAAGAATTAAAAACCATACCTGGCATAGGAGATGTAACTGCACAAAAAATTATGGATTATAGGGAACAAAATGGAGGCTTTTCATCAATAGAGGATTTAAAGAATGTAGATAGAATAGGAGATAAAACTTTAGAAAAGATAAAAGATAAGGTAGATATAAGGTAA
- a CDS encoding pyridoxal phosphate-dependent aminotransferase codes for MLSKDMVQLGSRRSTIREIFEFGRKRAAIVGRDKVYDFSLGNPNVPSPDSVKNAILDILDHEKSTAVHGYTSAQGDDNVRDVITRSINKKFDTNFTKDNLYMTVGAAASISICFKALTNPGDEFITFAPFFPEYKCFVEQGSGGKLVVVPADTENFQVNFLEFKKRINKRTKAVIVNSPNNPSGAVYSEDTILKLVSILEAKSKEYGHAIYLISDEPYREIVYSGVEVPYITKYYKNTFVCYSYSKSLSLPGERIGYIVVPSEMDNFKDTYAAVCGAGRILGYVNAPSLFQKVVAKCVGQTSDISIYETNKNLLYKGLIEMGYRCVEPQGAFYLFPQSLESDANLFCEKARKYDLLMVPGDDFGCPGHVRISYCVETQQIINALPVFKKLAEEYKK; via the coding sequence ATGTTGTCAAAAGATATGGTACAATTAGGAAGCAGGAGATCTACTATTAGAGAGATATTTGAGTTTGGCAGGAAAAGGGCAGCTATAGTTGGAAGAGATAAGGTATATGATTTTAGCCTTGGAAATCCTAACGTCCCATCACCAGATTCAGTAAAAAATGCAATTTTAGATATATTGGATCATGAAAAATCTACTGCTGTACACGGGTATACAAGTGCGCAGGGAGATGATAATGTAAGAGATGTAATTACCAGGTCTATAAATAAAAAATTTGATACAAATTTTACAAAAGATAATCTATATATGACTGTAGGTGCTGCAGCATCTATAAGTATATGCTTTAAGGCGTTAACAAATCCGGGAGATGAATTTATTACCTTTGCACCATTTTTCCCGGAATATAAGTGTTTTGTGGAACAGGGTTCAGGAGGAAAACTTGTTGTTGTACCTGCTGACACAGAAAACTTTCAGGTGAATTTCTTGGAATTTAAAAAGAGAATTAACAAAAGGACAAAGGCCGTTATTGTCAACTCTCCTAATAATCCATCAGGAGCTGTTTATTCAGAAGATACTATATTAAAGCTGGTATCTATTTTAGAGGCTAAATCTAAAGAATATGGACATGCAATCTATTTAATATCTGATGAACCCTATAGGGAAATTGTGTATTCAGGAGTTGAAGTGCCTTATATTACTAAATATTATAAGAATACTTTTGTTTGTTATTCCTATAGTAAGTCATTATCACTGCCGGGAGAAAGAATAGGATACATAGTTGTGCCTAGTGAAATGGATAATTTTAAAGATACTTATGCTGCTGTTTGCGGAGCAGGTAGAATACTTGGCTATGTTAATGCACCTAGTTTATTCCAAAAAGTTGTTGCAAAGTGTGTGGGCCAGACTTCAGATATTTCAATCTATGAAACAAATAAAAATCTGCTGTATAAGGGATTAATAGAAATGGGCTACAGATGTGTAGAGCCACAGGGGGCATTTTATTTATTTCCTCAATCCCTAGAATCTGATGCAAATTTATTCTGTGAGAAGGCTAGAAAATATGATCTTTTAATGGTGCCTGGAGATGATTTTGGATGTCCTGGTCATGTTAGAATCTCTTATTGTGTGGAGACACAGCAGATTATAAATGCACTACCTGTATTTAAAAAATTAGCAGAGGAGTATAAAAAATAA
- a CDS encoding AEC family transporter produces MILNTVVKQIASLFIISVIGFYCGKKDIIDENFSNQLSKLLLEVTLPLLIISSFSFTYERAIVNNIVKAFIYAVLIFAITPLMVKPLLMKIGKEKRDVLQFAMVFSNCGFMGFPITQSIFGNEGIIYASIFNMVFNIFVWTYGIMLFSEIKTIREIGKILKNPGIISALIGILIMIFSIKVPSVFQDAMKAVGGLTTPISMLIIGSLLSKSNFKNLINDASMYYGTFIKLLFIPAALYIVSIFLKENSIVMKTFILMQAMPAGATTSLFAENFNKGKEYSVFIVSLSTLFSMLTIPLIIKFCL; encoded by the coding sequence ATGATACTAAATACAGTAGTTAAACAAATAGCATCGTTATTTATAATTTCAGTAATAGGTTTTTATTGCGGTAAAAAAGACATTATTGATGAAAATTTTTCAAATCAGCTTTCTAAATTATTATTAGAGGTAACGCTTCCTCTTTTAATTATATCCTCTTTTAGTTTCACTTATGAAAGGGCTATAGTAAATAATATAGTAAAAGCATTTATTTATGCAGTGCTTATATTTGCTATAACTCCTTTAATGGTAAAACCTTTATTGATGAAAATTGGAAAGGAAAAAAGAGATGTGCTTCAATTTGCCATGGTATTTTCAAATTGTGGCTTTATGGGATTCCCCATAACTCAAAGTATTTTTGGAAATGAAGGAATCATATATGCATCTATATTCAATATGGTTTTTAATATTTTTGTGTGGACTTATGGAATAATGTTGTTCAGCGAAATAAAAACTATTCGAGAAATTGGTAAAATATTAAAGAATCCAGGAATAATATCTGCTTTAATTGGAATTTTAATTATGATTTTTTCCATAAAAGTGCCTTCAGTATTTCAAGATGCCATGAAGGCAGTAGGGGGATTAACCACCCCTATATCCATGCTTATAATAGGAAGTTTATTATCAAAATCTAATTTTAAAAATCTTATTAATGATGCAAGTATGTATTATGGGACTTTTATTAAGCTTTTGTTTATACCTGCAGCTTTATATATAGTTTCAATTTTTTTAAAAGAAAACTCTATAGTTATGAAAACTTTTATTTTAATGCAGGCTATGCCGGCAGGTGCAACAACTTCACTTTTTGCAGAGAATTTTAATAAGGGAAAAGAATATTCTGTATTCATAGTTTCTTTGTCAACGCTTTTCTCCATGCTTACAATACCTTTGATAATTAAGTTTTGCTTATGA